A region of Phoenix dactylifera cultivar Barhee BC4 unplaced genomic scaffold, palm_55x_up_171113_PBpolish2nd_filt_p 000112F, whole genome shotgun sequence DNA encodes the following proteins:
- the LOC103718876 gene encoding glycine-rich protein 3 short isoform-like, giving the protein MGNRWRKLALLLLLALFLLLLVVQSIGANDSARMQETAGENKTTATRRSSGGGSHGGHGGSSGNGGDGASDGTSNTPDGRVIPVIGGGLAAPRNGAAAGHRRHNAASSTHSCCLPIVLTSTALGVVFLAL; this is encoded by the exons ATGGGAAATAGGTGGAGAAAACTTGCTCTCCTTTTGCTccttgctctgtttcttcttcttctagtgGTGCAGTCGATTGGCGCCAATGATTCAG CTCGCATGCAGGAAACAGCAGGAGAAAACAAAACGACCGCCACCAGACGGTCAAGTGGTGGCGGTTCGCATGGAGGGCATGGTGGTTCATCTGGTAATGGTGGTGATGGAGCCTCAGATGGCACTTCCAACACACCTGATGgaagggtaatcccagtgattGGAGGGGGTCTGGCTGCTCCAAGGAATGGAGCTGCCGCTGGCCACCGGAGGCATAATGCAGCGAGCAGCACCCACAGCTGCTGCCTTCCCATTGTGCTCACTTCTACTGCACTTGGAGtcgtctttctggctttgtaa
- the LOC103718892 gene encoding pentatricopeptide repeat-containing protein At3g26782, mitochondrial-like has protein sequence MVRASLPFLTASNPMLKFKCLRLSLHPHEAKNLFFSSSSAVAAVAPVVIESISQPQRIVSNLETRVPETRFFPISLDPRSFVAALVQCWNPTQVKQVHALAITTSMIENLGVANKLVYIYAQYRALADAHALFCRMKERDNVSWSVMVGGFAKIEDYENSLRIFREYIRSGSRVDNYTLPFALRVCRDTMSVQLGTEIHHLVYKAGLHSDLFVSAALVDMYARCGLVEDARKVFDKMSKRDMVSWTVMISGYAECGNPDESLVLFDKMMEEGIVPDKVTMVTVAFACAKLGAMHKAKMVHDYISRRNFSFDVILGTAMIDMYARCGSMDAAREIFDRMKEKNVITWSSMISAYGIHGHGRAALELFPQMLESGIRPNRITFVSILSACSHAGLVNEGRQFFHSMKRDYSIEPDLKHYTCMVDLLGRAGKLDEALELSNRMNLEKDEGFWGALLGACRIHGNVGLAEKAAKSLLELGPRNSGYYILLSNIYANAGRWEDVAKVRDLMSSRRLKKTPGWTWIEIDNTAYQFRVGDKSHPQSKEIYEMLKVLREKLELAGYVPDTNFVLHDVDEELKAEFLYTHSEKLAIAFGLIATADGTTIRIAKNLRVCGDCHTFTKLVSAIVQREIIVRDANRFHHFKEGCCSCGDYW, from the coding sequence ATGGTGCGAGCCTCTCTTCCCTTCCTAACGGCTAGTAATCCCATGCTCAAATTTAAATGTTTACGTCTCTCCCTCCATCCCCATGAAGCCAAaaatctcttcttttcttcttcctcggcCGTGGCAGCGGTGGCACCCGTGGTTATAGAGTCCATTTCACAGCCACAAAGGATCGTTTCAAATCTCGAAACTCGAGTCCCGGAGACCCGCTTCTTCCCCATCTCCCTTGATCCCAGATCCTTTGTCGCGGCCCTGGTGCAATGCTGGAACCCAACCCAGGTCAAGCAGGTTCATGCCTTGGCTATCACCACCTCAATGATCGAAAACCTCGGCGTCGCCAACAAGCTGGTATATATCTATGCGCAGTACAGGGCGTTGGCTGATGCCCATGCTCTCTTTTGCCGGATGAAAGAGCGGGACAATGTGTCTTGGAGTGTGATGGTCGGTGGGTTTGCAAAGATTGAAGATTACGAGAATTCTTTGAGAATTTTTAGAGAGTACATTCGTTCTGGCTCTCGGGTTGATAACTACACTCTGCCTTTTGCATTAAGAGTGTGTAGAGATACAATGTCAGTCCAATTGGGTACGGAGATCCACCATCTTGTTTACAAGGCTGGGCTTCACTCGGATCTCTTTGTGTCGGCAGCATTAGTCGACATGTATGCCAGATGTGGGCTTGTTGAGGATGCTCGCAAGGTGTTTGATAAGATGTCGAAGAGGGACATGGTGAGTTGGACGGTCATGATTTCCGGGTATGCCGAGTGTGGGAACCCTGATGAGTCTCTGGTTTTGTTTGACAAAATGATGGAAGAAGGAATTGTTCCTGATAAGGTCACGATGGTGACCGTTGCTTTTGCTTGTGCGAAGCTAGGGGCCATGCATAAGGCTAAGATGGTCCATGATTACATATCAAGGAGAAATTTCTCATTTGATGTGATTTTGGGGACAGCAATGATCGATATGTATGCCAGATGTGGCAGCATGGATGCTGCCAGGGAGATCTTTGATCGGATGAAGGAAAAGAATGTCATTACTTGGAGCTCTATGATATCGGCTTATGGGATTCATGGGCATGGTAGAGCAGCTTTGGAGTTGTTCCCTCAGATGTTGGAGAGTGGGATTCGACCAAACCGAATTACCTTTGTTTCCATCCTATCTGCTTGTAGTCATGCTGGTTTGGTTAATGAAGGTCGGCAGTTTTTCCATTCAATGAAGAGAGACTATTCGATTGAACCGGATTTGAAGCACTACACTTGCATGGTGGATCTTCTTGGCCGAGCAGGAAAACTTGATGAGGCACTGGAATTGTCAAACAGAATGAATTTAGAGAAAGATGAGGGCTTTTGGGGTGCATTGTTAGGTGCTTGTAGGATCCATGGGAATGTAGGGCTGGCAGAGAAGGCTGCAAAAAGCCTTCTCGAACTTGGTCCACGAAATTCTGGCTACTACATTTTGCTTTCTAATATATATGCCAATGCGGGTAGGTGGGAAGATGTGGCCAAGGTAAGGGATTTGATGTCCAGCAGGAGATTGAAGAAGACTCCTGGTTGGACATGGATTGAGATTGATAACACGGCTTATCAGTTTAGAGTGGGTGACAAGAGCCATCCTCAAtcaaaggagatctatgaaatgTTGAAGGTCCTGAGAGAGAAGTTGGAGTTGGCTGGTTACGTTCCTGATACAAATTTTGTGCTGCATGACGTGGACGAGGAACTTAAAGCAGAGTTCTTATACACTCACAGTGAAAAGCTGGCGATTGCGTTTGGTCTCATTGCAACAGCTGATGGAACAACAATCAGGATAGCTAAGAACCTTAGAGTCTGTGGGGACTGCCACACATTTACTAAGCTGGTATCGGCTATTGTACAGAGGGAGATCATTGTTCGAGATGCAAACCGATTTCACCACTTTAAAGAAGGGTGCTGTTCTTGTGGGGACTATTGGTGA